Proteins encoded in a region of the Candidatus Margulisiibacteriota bacterium genome:
- the holA gene encoding DNA polymerase III subunit delta, whose product MVNYSKQGDYHIMNKNIPLLSVLYGEEDFLIDKHIQDIITTVLPAESRALGLEVYENESATITNIINACQSLGMFATTKVVVVKNFYLLKNTKTESEPSKNEEFEIANLKAVLRNLSSDTYLIFVVYGNVDNRKKFVKHLKELSEFSEYKPFASWEGEKVVNWVNNWVKKNGKEIEETAAFRLHTIVGENLRLLDNEIQKLITFIGKNDRITVTDVDTVVSSAGANSFQLLDCLVEGKTALSMELISKILYHGEEPIKLLGLIVSHFRGLLMIKSLYEGRTQFGDIAKMCGKHPFIVKNTIGMMKNVTSSDFVKIMDMLCQTDLAIKTGQLKPDIALELLCQDILSITKK is encoded by the coding sequence ATGGTAAACTATTCAAAACAAGGTGACTATCATATCATGAACAAAAATATCCCTCTATTATCAGTCCTATATGGCGAAGAAGACTTTCTTATTGATAAACACATTCAAGATATAATAACAACTGTCTTGCCTGCGGAGTCCCGGGCTCTCGGTCTAGAAGTCTACGAAAACGAATCTGCAACAATTACGAATATCATTAATGCCTGCCAATCGCTAGGCATGTTTGCTACAACTAAAGTTGTCGTCGTTAAGAATTTTTATTTGCTGAAAAATACAAAAACAGAATCCGAACCATCCAAAAATGAAGAATTTGAAATAGCTAATCTCAAAGCCGTGCTTCGCAATCTCAGCTCAGACACCTATCTTATATTTGTTGTATATGGCAACGTCGATAACCGCAAAAAATTCGTCAAACATCTTAAGGAACTCTCTGAGTTCAGTGAGTATAAACCTTTCGCATCATGGGAAGGCGAAAAGGTTGTCAACTGGGTTAACAATTGGGTAAAGAAAAACGGCAAAGAAATAGAGGAAACAGCAGCATTTAGACTCCATACGATCGTAGGCGAAAATCTTCGCCTTCTTGATAACGAAATCCAAAAGCTGATAACGTTTATCGGAAAAAATGACCGGATAACTGTGACTGATGTCGACACAGTTGTCAGCTCTGCCGGAGCGAATTCCTTTCAATTGCTTGATTGCCTTGTTGAAGGAAAAACGGCCTTAAGTATGGAACTTATCTCCAAAATCCTTTACCATGGTGAAGAGCCAATCAAACTATTAGGATTGATTGTATCTCATTTCAGAGGCCTCTTGATGATTAAATCGCTCTATGAAGGAAGAACTCAATTCGGAGATATAGCCAAAATGTGCGGAAAACATCCTTTTATCGTCAAGAACACTATTGGAATGATGAAAAATGTTACTTCTTCGGATTTTGTAAAAATTATGGATATGCTATGCCAAACTGATCTCGCAATTAAAACCGGACAGTTGAAACCGGATATTGCATTAGAATTATTATGCCAGGATATACTTAGTATTACTAAAAAATAG
- a CDS encoding dTDP-4-amino-4,6-dideoxygalactose transaminase, protein MILFNEPLVTGKENYYISQVLKNKKFCGDGIYTKKCNQWIEENTKTKKALLTTSCTHAIEMAAILADIQKGDEVIMPSYTFVSSANPFVLRGARIVFVDIRPDTMNIDETKIEEAITPRTKAIVPVHYAGVGCDMDAVMNIAKKHNLIVIEDAAQGIMSSYNWTALGSIGHIGCFSFHETKNYQCGEGGAILVNDPKFMEQAEIIREKGTNRTKFLRGQIDKYTWVDIGSSYLPSEINAAFLFAQLEMSEEVNIKRHQLWNRYYKNLKDLEIKGFLELPTIPHHCRHNAHMFYLKLADMEKRHELIGYLRSNEIQSAFHYIPLHTAKAGYQFGTFVGEDKYTTRDSERILRLPMHYDLSMDNIDFICERIQCFFGNK, encoded by the coding sequence ATGATCTTATTTAATGAACCTCTGGTTACCGGCAAAGAAAATTATTATATTTCTCAGGTACTTAAAAACAAAAAATTCTGCGGAGACGGTATCTATACAAAAAAATGCAATCAATGGATTGAAGAAAATACCAAGACAAAAAAAGCCTTACTCACGACCTCTTGCACACACGCGATAGAAATGGCGGCCATTTTGGCAGACATTCAAAAAGGCGATGAAGTGATCATGCCGTCATATACGTTTGTCTCAAGTGCCAACCCGTTTGTCCTTCGCGGCGCCAGGATCGTCTTCGTTGATATACGACCGGACACCATGAACATTGATGAAACCAAAATCGAAGAAGCAATCACGCCAAGGACAAAAGCCATAGTCCCTGTCCATTACGCTGGCGTCGGGTGTGACATGGATGCGGTTATGAACATAGCAAAAAAACATAATCTGATTGTCATCGAAGATGCTGCGCAAGGGATTATGTCCAGCTATAATTGGACAGCACTGGGCAGTATCGGACATATAGGCTGTTTTAGTTTCCACGAAACCAAGAACTACCAATGCGGAGAAGGTGGGGCAATCCTCGTCAACGATCCGAAGTTCATGGAGCAGGCTGAGATCATCAGAGAAAAAGGTACCAACCGTACAAAGTTTTTGAGGGGTCAGATAGATAAATATACCTGGGTAGATATCGGGTCCAGTTATTTGCCCAGCGAAATCAATGCCGCGTTCCTGTTTGCCCAATTAGAAATGTCAGAAGAAGTAAACATAAAACGACATCAATTATGGAATAGATACTATAAGAATTTAAAAGACTTGGAAATAAAAGGATTTCTGGAGTTACCCACGATACCTCATCACTGTAGACATAACGCGCATATGTTCTACCTTAAATTGGCAGATATGGAAAAAAGGCATGAGCTTATTGGTTATTTAAGAAGTAACGAAATACAATCTGCTTTTCATTATATTCCGCTCCATACAGCAAAGGCAGGTTATCAATTCGGAACTTTTGTCGGAGAAGACAAGTATACGACAAGGGATAGCGAGAGGATACTCAGATTACCGATGCATTATGATTTGAGCATGGATAATATCGATTTTATTTGCGAAAGAATCCAGTGTTTTTTCGGGAATAAATAA
- a CDS encoding colanic acid biosynthesis glycosyltransferase WcaL produces the protein MAEALQTCVIHSFPKWLAQTQTWLYNQVRYLPETIENHVVCEKTSNLEQFRVPNIHCMSDISRWNLLRKKFPHKLFASTYSEYLISQAQQYDANILHSHFGYIGWANLRAAKKAGLKHVVTFYGLDVTYLPKAFFLWYSRYRELFKHVDRVLCEGPFMAKTVVQKLGCPEEKIIVQHLGVTLDTIPFKLRTWDDNSPLKILIAASFREKKGIPYALEALGRLQKDVPIEITIIGDAGSKSEKDKILAIIKKYKMESKTTMLGYRPFSVLFEEAYKHHIFLSPSVTAKDGDTEGGAPVSVIEMAATGMPVVSSQHCDIPEIIKHGKTGLLSKERDVDEIFENLMWLVNNKTEWVTIAKAARQHIESEFNATVQGKKLASIYEELT, from the coding sequence ATGGCAGAAGCACTCCAAACCTGTGTGATACATAGCTTTCCGAAATGGCTTGCACAGACACAAACATGGCTATACAACCAGGTCCGCTATCTCCCGGAGACGATAGAGAATCATGTTGTTTGCGAAAAGACTTCTAATCTGGAACAATTCCGGGTCCCGAACATACACTGCATGTCTGATATTTCCCGATGGAACCTGCTACGCAAAAAGTTCCCGCACAAGCTATTTGCAAGTACTTATTCAGAGTATCTTATTTCACAGGCACAACAGTATGATGCAAACATCCTGCATTCTCATTTCGGGTACATTGGCTGGGCAAATTTACGGGCAGCTAAAAAAGCGGGACTTAAACATGTCGTAACGTTCTATGGTCTGGATGTTACCTATCTCCCCAAGGCTTTTTTCCTTTGGTACAGCAGGTATAGAGAATTATTCAAGCACGTTGACCGTGTTCTTTGCGAAGGGCCATTTATGGCAAAAACCGTCGTTCAAAAGCTTGGTTGCCCGGAAGAAAAAATAATAGTACAGCACCTGGGAGTCACACTTGATACGATACCATTTAAGCTTAGAACCTGGGATGATAATTCCCCGTTAAAGATATTAATTGCGGCATCCTTTAGAGAAAAAAAAGGAATACCTTATGCACTGGAGGCATTGGGCAGGTTGCAAAAAGATGTACCGATAGAAATAACGATTATCGGTGATGCAGGCAGCAAAAGTGAGAAAGACAAAATCCTCGCGATCATAAAAAAATATAAAATGGAATCAAAAACCACGATGCTTGGCTATAGACCGTTCTCTGTGCTATTTGAAGAAGCTTACAAGCATCATATATTTTTATCGCCGAGTGTCACAGCAAAAGATGGAGACACGGAAGGCGGAGCACCGGTATCGGTCATCGAAATGGCAGCAACAGGAATGCCGGTAGTCAGCTCACAACACTGTGATATCCCGGAAATAATCAAACATGGGAAAACGGGATTGCTATCAAAAGAACGAGATGTTGATGAAATCTTTGAAAATCTTATGTGGTTAGTGAATAACAAAACCGAATGGGTTACAATTGCTAAAGCAGCCCGGCAGCATATTGAATCTGAGTTCAACGCAACGGTCCAAGGCAAGAAACTGGCTTCGATATATGAGGAATTAACGTAG
- the gmd gene encoding GDP-mannose 4,6-dehydratase: MKKALITGITGQDGSYLTEILIDKGYEVHGIIRRSSQFNTGRIDHLYQDPHNQDIKMHLHYGDLTDSSNLNRILEKVHPDEIYNLAAQSHVQVSFQVPEYTAEVDAVGTLRFLDAIKETGIKTRFYQASTSELYGKVQEVPQSETTPFYPRSPYAVAKLYAYWIVVNYREAYNLHASNGILFNHESPRRGETFVTRKITLAVADILAGKKEKLFMGNLDAKRDWGFAPDFVEGMWRIMQQDEPGDYVLATGEMHTVKEFIERSFKVAGIDIEWKGHAREEVGINKKTGKVIVEIDPRYFRPAEVEQLLGNPAKAKSKLGWEPTVKFDDLVEIMVKADCKAVGINL, translated from the coding sequence ATGAAAAAAGCATTAATCACAGGGATAACAGGACAAGACGGTTCGTATCTTACCGAGATTCTCATTGACAAAGGTTACGAGGTTCACGGAATTATCAGACGCAGTAGCCAGTTTAACACGGGAAGAATTGACCACCTGTATCAGGACCCTCATAACCAAGATATAAAAATGCATCTTCATTACGGAGACCTTACTGACTCAAGCAACCTCAATCGAATCCTTGAGAAAGTCCATCCTGACGAGATCTATAACTTAGCGGCTCAGTCCCACGTACAGGTGTCATTTCAAGTCCCTGAGTATACTGCTGAAGTCGATGCAGTAGGCACTCTCAGGTTTCTTGATGCTATCAAAGAGACTGGAATTAAGACAAGATTTTATCAGGCTTCAACGTCTGAATTATATGGAAAAGTACAAGAAGTTCCTCAATCAGAGACCACTCCCTTCTACCCACGGTCACCTTATGCGGTCGCTAAGCTTTATGCATATTGGATTGTTGTGAACTATCGAGAGGCGTATAACCTGCATGCCTCAAATGGTATCCTGTTTAACCATGAGTCACCTCGTCGCGGCGAAACTTTCGTAACCAGAAAAATTACACTTGCCGTAGCGGACATTTTAGCCGGAAAAAAAGAAAAGCTTTTCATGGGAAATCTCGACGCAAAAAGAGATTGGGGTTTTGCTCCTGATTTTGTCGAAGGTATGTGGAGAATTATGCAACAAGATGAACCGGGTGATTATGTTCTTGCTACCGGAGAGATGCATACCGTAAAAGAGTTCATCGAGCGTTCATTTAAGGTTGCTGGAATAGATATTGAATGGAAAGGCCACGCCAGGGAAGAAGTCGGGATTAACAAAAAAACCGGTAAAGTTATAGTCGAAATAGATCCTCGCTATTTCCGTCCTGCAGAAGTTGAACAGTTGCTGGGTAATCCTGCAAAAGCTAAATCAAAACTTGGTTGGGAACCAACTGTAAAATTTGACGACCTCGTTGAGATTATGGTAAAAGCGGACTGTAAAGCCGTTGGCATTAATTTATAA
- a CDS encoding GDP-L-fucose synthase, with protein MNKNSKIYVAGHNGLVGSALMRKLSNDGYTNIVYRTGRELDLREQAAVRNFFEQEKPEYVFLAAAKVGGIHANNTYTAEFIYDNLMIESNVIHHSYKNKVKKLLFLGSSCIYPKLSSQPIKEEYLLTGELEPTNEPYAIAKITGIKMCQSYNKQYGTKFISVMPTNLYGPNDNYDLQNSHVLPALIRKFHEAKVNSSPTVCVWGTGSPRREFLYVDDLADACVYLMNSYEGDDIVNIGTGEDITIAELASTIKTIVGFQGELVYDTTKPDGTPRKQLDVNKVHGLGWKHKTALKDGILKAYQSYIEKSKAY; from the coding sequence ATGAATAAAAACTCAAAAATATACGTAGCAGGACACAATGGTCTCGTTGGCTCTGCATTAATGAGAAAGCTATCGAATGATGGCTATACGAATATTGTTTACAGAACGGGACGAGAACTTGATCTGCGAGAACAAGCAGCCGTCCGGAATTTCTTCGAGCAGGAGAAGCCCGAGTACGTCTTTTTAGCTGCTGCAAAAGTTGGAGGCATTCATGCTAACAATACCTATACCGCAGAATTTATCTATGATAATCTCATGATAGAATCGAACGTTATACACCATAGCTACAAAAATAAGGTAAAAAAATTACTATTTCTGGGAAGCTCTTGTATTTATCCCAAATTGTCATCTCAACCGATAAAAGAAGAATATTTGCTTACCGGGGAATTAGAACCGACGAATGAGCCTTATGCAATTGCCAAGATTACCGGAATTAAAATGTGTCAGTCTTACAACAAGCAATACGGAACGAAGTTTATCAGTGTCATGCCGACGAACCTTTATGGTCCAAATGATAACTACGACCTTCAGAATTCTCATGTTCTTCCGGCCCTTATTAGAAAATTTCATGAAGCGAAGGTTAATAGTTCACCAACCGTATGCGTCTGGGGTACTGGCAGCCCCCGCCGTGAATTCCTTTATGTCGATGATCTTGCCGATGCTTGTGTTTATTTAATGAACTCTTATGAAGGCGATGACATCGTGAATATCGGTACAGGAGAAGATATTACGATCGCAGAACTTGCTTCAACCATAAAAACCATTGTAGGATTTCAAGGAGAACTTGTTTATGATACCACGAAACCTGATGGAACACCTCGCAAACAGCTTGATGTCAACAAGGTTCATGGACTAGGCTGGAAACATAAAACAGCGCTTAAAGACGGGATACTGAAAGCGTACCAAAGCTACATTGAAAAAAGCAAAGCTTATTAG
- a CDS encoding glycosyltransferase has product MKKKIKINFADFWPDFIKTDNYFYNLLRQVYDVEISESPDFLFYSAFTNNHKKYKCLKIYYTGENRRPDFNECDYAFTFDYIDNPDHYRLPLYVMYDEPTKLIKPASFNAEDILKEKTKFCNFVFSNGRDSAKKRTDFFHALSKYKRVDSGGKFLNNIGGPVKDKLAFIKDYKFTIAFENASYPGYTTEKIFQPMQVNSLPIYWGNELVDRDFNTKSFLNYHEFESMEALIEKVIELDKNDDHYIEYVKQPFYKNNTLNEFINPEKILKQFDYILKNEKVPVAQAKKKRFFFF; this is encoded by the coding sequence GTGAAAAAAAAGATAAAAATAAATTTTGCAGATTTCTGGCCTGACTTTATTAAAACAGATAATTATTTTTATAATCTACTGCGCCAGGTCTATGATGTCGAAATATCAGAATCACCGGATTTTCTGTTTTATTCCGCATTTACCAATAACCACAAAAAATATAAATGTCTAAAAATATATTACACCGGAGAGAACCGCAGACCTGACTTCAATGAATGTGATTACGCTTTTACTTTTGATTACATCGACAACCCGGACCATTACAGATTGCCTCTTTATGTCATGTATGATGAGCCTACAAAACTCATTAAACCAGCTTCTTTTAATGCTGAAGATATATTAAAAGAGAAAACAAAATTCTGCAATTTCGTCTTTTCAAATGGGAGAGATTCTGCAAAAAAACGTACCGATTTTTTTCATGCTTTGTCAAAATACAAAAGAGTAGATTCAGGAGGCAAATTCCTCAATAACATCGGAGGTCCAGTAAAAGACAAACTTGCCTTCATCAAAGATTACAAATTTACAATTGCGTTTGAGAATGCCTCATATCCCGGGTATACTACCGAAAAAATATTTCAGCCTATGCAAGTTAACAGTCTGCCGATCTATTGGGGAAATGAACTTGTCGATAGAGATTTTAATACCAAAAGCTTTTTGAATTACCATGAGTTTGAAAGTATGGAAGCGTTGATTGAAAAGGTGATTGAATTAGACAAAAATGACGACCATTATATAGAATATGTAAAACAACCTTTTTACAAAAACAATACCTTAAATGAATTTATCAATCCGGAAAAAATTCTGAAACAATTTGATTATATTTTAAAAAATGAGAAAGTTCCCGTTGCTCAAGCCAAGAAGAAACGCTTTTTCTTTTTCTGA
- a CDS encoding SDR family NAD-dependent epimerase/dehydratase, with translation MIRKRILVTGGAGFIGSHLCERLLTEGNEVVCVDNFFTGSKENIFNLMDNKRFELIRHDIIEPILVEVDQIYNLACPASPVHYQYNPVKTIKTNVIGTTNMLGLAKRLKATILQASTSEVYGDPTEHPQKETYWGNVNPIGIRSCYDEGKRVAETLMMDYHRQNNVSIKIIRIFNTYGPRMAENDGRVVSNFIVQALKGNNITVYGDGSQTRSFCYVDDLVDGMIKMMNSEKGYIGPVNLGNPVETPIVEFAKKIIELTGSKSKIIYEKLPADDPKQRQPDITLAKTKLDWEPKVPLEMGLKKVIEYFENNMG, from the coding sequence ATGATAAGGAAAAGGATACTTGTAACCGGAGGAGCGGGATTCATCGGCTCACATTTGTGCGAGCGGTTGTTAACGGAAGGGAATGAAGTTGTTTGTGTCGACAATTTCTTTACCGGATCAAAAGAAAATATTTTCAATTTAATGGATAATAAACGATTTGAGCTTATACGTCACGATATTATCGAACCGATTCTGGTAGAGGTAGACCAAATATACAATCTAGCGTGCCCAGCATCCCCGGTGCATTATCAATATAACCCAGTTAAGACAATTAAAACTAACGTTATTGGGACGACTAACATGCTGGGACTAGCGAAAAGATTAAAGGCAACAATACTACAAGCTTCTACTTCTGAAGTTTACGGAGATCCCACCGAGCACCCGCAAAAAGAAACCTATTGGGGGAATGTTAACCCGATCGGCATCAGAAGTTGTTATGATGAAGGAAAAAGAGTAGCCGAAACCCTGATGATGGACTATCACAGGCAGAACAACGTTAGTATAAAAATTATCCGCATATTTAATACCTATGGCCCGCGAATGGCAGAAAACGACGGCAGGGTAGTTAGCAATTTTATTGTCCAGGCACTAAAAGGCAATAATATAACAGTTTATGGTGATGGTTCACAAACCAGATCTTTTTGTTATGTAGATGACCTCGTTGACGGAATGATAAAAATGATGAACTCAGAAAAGGGATATATAGGTCCTGTTAACTTAGGTAATCCTGTAGAAACCCCAATAGTCGAGTTTGCAAAAAAAATTATCGAATTAACCGGCAGCAAATCTAAAATAATATATGAAAAGCTTCCTGCTGATGATCCCAAGCAAAGACAGCCAGATATTACACTCGCAAAAACAAAATTAGATTGGGAGCCAAAAGTACCTTTGGAAATGGGACTTAAGAAAGTTATTGAATATTTCGAAAACAACATGGGATAG
- a CDS encoding nucleotide-diphospho-sugar transferase, with protein sequence MIFKTPILFIIFNRPDTTQVVFDEIKKVKPERLFIAADGPRADKEENEKCQMTRDIIKQVNWDCDIHTLFREKNVGCKRAVSSAIDWFFENVEEGIILEDDCVPSQSFFMFCNQLLEHYRHDKRVMMISGDNFQNGVQRGNATYYFSRIAHIWGWATWRRAWHLYDANLKTFPDFLASNQISNVYSEPEIKEYWINCLSAVSSNKINTWDYQWGYTLLMNNGLSIMPNINLISNIGFGADATHVTNSNSELSNMNKYELSEKIIHPMFTLPNKEADNYTYINHYGLKKPTFKKKFKRAISSLNA encoded by the coding sequence ATGATTTTTAAAACACCAATACTATTTATAATATTTAATCGACCGGATACAACTCAAGTGGTTTTTGATGAAATAAAAAAGGTTAAACCCGAAAGACTATTTATAGCCGCAGATGGTCCCCGGGCTGACAAAGAAGAAAATGAAAAATGTCAAATGACGAGGGATATAATAAAACAAGTTAATTGGGATTGTGATATACATACCTTATTCAGGGAGAAGAATGTCGGTTGTAAGCGTGCTGTAAGCTCTGCAATTGATTGGTTTTTTGAGAATGTAGAGGAAGGAATAATATTAGAAGATGATTGTGTTCCCAGCCAATCTTTTTTTATGTTTTGCAACCAATTACTAGAACATTACAGGCACGATAAACGGGTTATGATGATATCCGGTGATAACTTCCAAAATGGAGTACAACGAGGAAATGCTACCTATTATTTCTCCAGAATTGCTCATATTTGGGGATGGGCAACATGGAGAAGGGCTTGGCATCTTTACGATGCAAATTTAAAAACATTCCCGGATTTTCTTGCCAGTAACCAAATAAGCAATGTTTATTCCGAACCTGAAATTAAAGAATACTGGATCAATTGCCTTAGCGCGGTTTCAAGCAATAAAATTAATACATGGGATTACCAATGGGGCTATACTCTTCTAATGAATAATGGCCTATCGATAATGCCTAATATAAACCTTATCAGCAATATTGGATTTGGGGCAGATGCGACTCATGTAACCAACAGTAACAGCGAATTATCAAATATGAATAAATATGAGCTTTCAGAAAAGATTATACATCCGATGTTTACTTTGCCTAACAAAGAAGCTGACAACTATACCTATATTAATCATTACGGCTTGAAAAAACCAACTTTTAAGAAAAAGTTTAAAAGAGCAATAAGCTCCTTAAATGCCTAG
- a CDS encoding glycosyltransferase family 61 protein, producing the protein MIGAPLMIGGYCVRSSIQLFLNKRFFNKNEDITHRGYHNTIIDYIKADGTIDYKLIYPSHRIKRKRPFTLGELHWKFERDREFVTPDAFFTMIKNGKIFGETGSVITPDNKIIGDLAVEMGKTTAHHTYLTLNSIPSPTRIDGNVAVIACDAGKNYFHWMFDVLPRLDLISKAGVPFNSIDKFVANKCTNKFQLDTLKVIGIPKSKLIYADKSFYGQASSLLVPSYPGLSGFMPKWSCDFLRRNLLDKTDLKQKKNYPEKIYISRNKKNNVRQISNENEMLNIIKPIGFKTIVLEDMPILEQIRYFAHAGVVLAAHGAGLSNLVFCKPECKVIELFSPNYLNLCFYYLSDLLDLDYAYVLGEGEEPPRFVCPGKGRENITINIELLKKMLQTFVAF; encoded by the coding sequence ATGATAGGCGCGCCATTAATGATAGGGGGATATTGCGTGAGAAGCTCTATTCAATTATTCTTGAATAAAAGGTTTTTTAATAAAAATGAGGACATCACTCATAGAGGATATCACAATACAATAATAGACTATATCAAGGCAGATGGCACAATAGATTACAAACTCATTTACCCATCGCATAGAATTAAGAGAAAACGTCCGTTTACTTTAGGAGAGTTACACTGGAAATTCGAGCGTGACCGGGAATTTGTAACTCCGGATGCTTTTTTTACCATGATAAAAAATGGCAAAATCTTTGGGGAGACAGGTTCTGTTATTACGCCTGACAATAAAATCATTGGAGACCTAGCTGTTGAGATGGGTAAAACAACAGCTCACCACACATATCTAACTCTTAACTCGATTCCCAGTCCTACTAGGATAGATGGCAACGTTGCAGTTATCGCCTGTGATGCCGGTAAAAATTATTTTCACTGGATGTTTGACGTATTACCCCGGCTTGACTTGATATCCAAGGCTGGGGTCCCTTTCAATAGTATTGATAAGTTTGTTGCCAACAAATGCACTAATAAGTTTCAACTCGATACATTGAAAGTAATCGGCATACCAAAAAGCAAGCTTATTTATGCCGATAAAAGTTTTTATGGGCAGGCTTCTTCGCTACTCGTACCTTCATATCCGGGATTATCTGGGTTTATGCCGAAGTGGTCTTGTGATTTTTTACGAAGAAATTTATTAGATAAAACTGATTTAAAGCAAAAAAAAAATTATCCGGAGAAAATTTATATTTCGAGAAACAAAAAGAACAATGTTCGACAGATTTCCAATGAAAATGAAATGCTGAACATAATTAAACCGATAGGATTCAAGACAATTGTTCTTGAGGATATGCCCATTCTAGAACAGATACGGTATTTTGCGCATGCCGGAGTTGTATTAGCTGCTCATGGTGCGGGATTATCTAATCTCGTTTTCTGTAAGCCGGAATGCAAAGTCATAGAGCTGTTCTCTCCTAATTATTTAAATTTATGTTTTTATTATTTATCCGATTTACTCGATTTAGACTACGCGTATGTGCTTGGTGAAGGAGAAGAACCTCCCAGATTTGTCTGTCCGGGGAAAGGACGAGAAAATATCACTATAAATATTGAGCTGCTGAAAAAAATGCTGCAGACATTTGTAGCTTTTTAA
- a CDS encoding glycosyltransferase family 1 protein, translating into MKILYDHQIFNIQQYGGISRYFSEIINTFHLGTSKYNVTVDFSLRYSDNHYLTNASFSTHKQFMKNRFFKGLRRHFNKKRSQVNIAHSVNALRSGQFDIFHPTYYDTYFLEHIGNKPFVLTIYDMIHELFPGSNHASDKSIERKKELARKAAKIIAISENTKIDIMKFYNIGSDKISTVYLGPPTLSESDLNKHVATTPERFILFVGNRGGYKNFDTFISAITPLLSEDKNLYLICAGGGSFSSAELEVFEKLRVKDKTIQLPVNDDTLACLYSRALAFVFPSLYEGFGLPILEAFTYGCPVLLSNSSSFPEVAGKAGIYFEPTEKDSIRSEVGKILYDKDILNDYKLKGYEQLAKFSWDKTAESTNQVYASILT; encoded by the coding sequence ATGAAGATACTATACGATCATCAAATTTTTAATATACAGCAATATGGAGGGATCTCCAGATATTTTTCCGAGATTATCAATACGTTTCACCTAGGCACTTCCAAATATAATGTGACCGTCGATTTTTCTCTTCGTTACTCTGACAATCATTATTTGACCAACGCTTCCTTTTCCACACACAAACAATTTATGAAGAACAGGTTTTTTAAAGGACTGAGACGCCACTTTAATAAAAAAAGGTCCCAGGTTAATATAGCGCATAGTGTTAATGCCCTTAGATCTGGGCAATTTGATATTTTCCACCCAACTTATTACGATACGTACTTTTTGGAGCATATTGGCAATAAACCTTTTGTCCTTACTATTTATGATATGATCCATGAATTATTCCCGGGATCTAATCATGCCTCGGACAAATCTATAGAAAGAAAAAAAGAATTAGCCCGGAAAGCAGCAAAGATTATCGCGATCTCTGAAAATACGAAAATAGACATTATGAAGTTTTATAACATAGGTTCTGATAAGATCTCAACGGTTTATCTTGGTCCTCCAACATTAAGCGAAAGTGATTTGAATAAGCATGTTGCGACAACTCCTGAACGATTTATATTGTTTGTGGGCAATAGAGGCGGCTATAAAAACTTCGACACCTTTATTTCTGCGATTACCCCACTATTATCGGAGGACAAAAATCTTTATTTGATCTGTGCCGGAGGTGGTTCTTTTTCCTCTGCAGAATTAGAAGTCTTCGAAAAATTACGGGTGAAAGATAAAACAATTCAATTACCTGTAAATGATGATACTTTAGCGTGTTTATATTCGCGAGCATTAGCGTTCGTATTCCCTTCGCTTTACGAAGGATTCGGACTTCCTATACTCGAAGCGTTTACTTACGGGTGCCCTGTTCTATTGAGTAACAGCAGTTCGTTTCCTGAGGTTGCAGGGAAAGCCGGTATATATTTTGAGCCGACAGAAAAAGATTCCATTCGAAGTGAAGTTGGGAAAATACTCTATGATAAAGATATCTTAAATGATTATAAATTAAAAGGGTATGAACAATTGGCGAAGTTTTCATGGGATAAGACTGCAGAATCAACAAACCAGGTATATGCGAGTATCCTTACGTAA